In Alicyclobacillus macrosporangiidus CPP55, a single window of DNA contains:
- a CDS encoding glycosyltransferase family 39 protein: protein MAVFRSDAPFQAATPEGRIHWRVLGGLVALNIVLRTVWLLYMHPPQYGDFDWYFTRAVELAQGKGYVWNGHFTAYWPIGWPLFLSLILRLTGPHVTAGFVTNAVLSIIIVVLVYLVALQVFSSQRIAAAAALVYTLLPSHILWNAVLGSEELFTVLLMLWLWLYLRSDRAAGRRAGGWVLAAGAALGLSCIVRPIPLLFPAALFVYERWIRLRSWRAAGGRVFATIAAMGVAILPVTVRNALRMGHFILVSTNGGVNLWQGTRIDGGYYWSWLPWENPLLAAHGDEVLQDHLGKQAALQYITAHPVIWLYHGLIKIKDLYKDDVNAVWYTFRVVSHDGGVVWAWNQICNWGYWLFMALCALGVAGLIRVRFTGWRPLLLPFTYVVYNSLVFIAFPAWDRFRYPLMPCFALLAGCGLAWSLGWLRAGLPERLRANRQ, encoded by the coding sequence ATGGCCGTGTTTCGGTCCGATGCGCCTTTCCAGGCAGCCACCCCGGAAGGGCGGATTCATTGGCGTGTCCTCGGCGGACTGGTCGCCTTGAACATCGTTCTGCGGACCGTGTGGCTGTTGTACATGCATCCGCCACAGTACGGCGACTTCGACTGGTATTTCACTCGAGCGGTCGAGCTGGCCCAGGGCAAGGGTTACGTGTGGAACGGACACTTCACGGCCTACTGGCCCATCGGCTGGCCGCTGTTTCTGTCTCTGATCCTGCGCCTGACCGGGCCCCACGTCACGGCGGGGTTTGTGACGAATGCGGTGTTGAGCATCATCATCGTCGTCCTGGTGTACCTCGTCGCCCTGCAGGTGTTCTCGTCCCAGCGCATCGCGGCCGCCGCCGCGTTGGTCTACACGCTGCTGCCGAGCCACATTCTGTGGAACGCGGTGTTGGGCTCGGAGGAGCTGTTCACCGTGCTCCTGATGCTGTGGCTGTGGTTGTACCTCCGAAGCGACCGGGCGGCCGGACGCCGGGCCGGGGGTTGGGTCTTGGCAGCCGGGGCCGCGCTCGGGCTCAGCTGCATCGTCCGGCCCATTCCGCTCTTGTTCCCCGCCGCGCTGTTCGTGTACGAGCGGTGGATCCGCCTTCGCTCCTGGCGGGCGGCAGGGGGGCGCGTGTTCGCCACCATCGCGGCGATGGGGGTTGCCATCTTGCCGGTGACGGTGCGAAACGCCTTGAGGATGGGCCATTTCATCCTGGTATCGACCAACGGCGGTGTCAACCTTTGGCAAGGCACGCGCATCGACGGCGGGTACTACTGGAGCTGGCTGCCCTGGGAAAACCCGTTGTTGGCCGCCCACGGCGACGAGGTCCTGCAAGATCACCTCGGCAAACAGGCGGCTCTTCAATACATCACCGCCCATCCTGTGATCTGGCTCTACCACGGCCTCATCAAGATCAAAGACCTGTACAAGGACGACGTCAACGCGGTCTGGTACACGTTTCGTGTGGTGTCCCACGATGGGGGCGTGGTGTGGGCCTGGAACCAGATCTGCAACTGGGGGTATTGGCTCTTTATGGCGTTGTGCGCCTTGGGCGTGGCCGGCCTGATCCGGGTGCGCTTCACCGGTTGGCGCCCCCTCTTGTTGCCGTTCACCTATGTGGTGTACAACTCCCTCGTCTTCATCGCCTTTCCCGCGTGGGACCGGTTCCGCTACCCCTTGATGCCCTGTTTCGCCCTGCTGGCCGGCTGTGGGCTTGCGTGGTCCCTAGGATGGCTGCGGGCCGGACTCCCCGAGCGCCTGCGCGCGAACCGCCAGTGA
- a CDS encoding cysteine hydrolase family protein, with protein MARALVVIDYTNDFVADDGRLTCGEPAQAIDGYVTELTRAFVESGDWVVFAVDVHEASDPYHPETKLFPPHNLRGTPGRDLYGQLGAYVQTWEPGHWPANVRWMDKTRYSAFAGTDLEIYLRARGVDEVHLIGVCTDICVLHTAVDAYNKGFRIVVHERGVASFNPSGHSWALGHFRSVLGADVV; from the coding sequence GTGGCTCGCGCGCTTGTCGTGATCGACTACACCAACGATTTCGTGGCGGATGACGGCCGCTTGACCTGCGGAGAGCCGGCGCAGGCGATTGACGGGTACGTAACCGAACTGACGCGTGCCTTCGTCGAGTCGGGCGATTGGGTGGTGTTCGCCGTGGATGTGCATGAGGCGTCCGATCCGTACCATCCCGAGACCAAACTGTTCCCGCCGCACAACCTCCGCGGCACACCGGGAAGAGATCTGTATGGCCAATTGGGCGCGTATGTGCAGACTTGGGAACCGGGGCACTGGCCCGCCAACGTCCGGTGGATGGACAAGACCCGCTACAGCGCATTCGCCGGCACGGACCTGGAGATCTACCTGCGGGCCCGCGGGGTGGACGAAGTCCACCTCATCGGGGTGTGCACGGACATCTGCGTGCTGCACACAGCGGTCGACGCATACAACAAAGGGTTTCGTATCGTGGTTCACGAAAGAGGGGTTGCGAGCTTCAACCCGTCGGGTCACTCGTGGGCGCTCGGCCATTTCCGCAGTGTGCTCGGCGCCGACGTCGTATAG
- a CDS encoding PAS domain-containing sensor histidine kinase, giving the protein MRLKRRLTNRILPWPLVAAGVVFAIFTVSVTMTLAVSIQYNYQHITRTLRVLSSIDQLQSSLGEENSALRVFAWNRDAAFLQDLRAAHQVFLDAAQALMQAVHDDSPLSTAAQRAIAAGTGWHEQFAAEAANNGTLPKGYNPLAIEESFSQFRQLCQEVRTGAEARVREEEAVWWRRVWWTFAGFATSISLLGAGLALSVAREIRARHRTEQVLRQTYRNLEHAQRVAGIGSWTWDILSNRHTWSDETLRIYGLSEKEFTGTDDALFRLVHPDDQGHIRDLVRSLQQHGRGEGEFRIVRPDGAERILWWRAEVASDSAGLPTCVVGTVQDITDRKRTEDLLVKSEKLATVGELAVSIAHEIRNPLTTLKGFLQLLPNTPAEAHGQYVSIMLDELSRIEVILNELLLLARPQKAEYAPVDVAGVIRRAIALLEPQAIHQGVRVMTHLTPATPPVWGLAHRMEQALVNVFKNGIEAMPDGGRLAIRLWTSGGHVWVSCTDEGVGMPKERVSKLGEPVYSTKEKGTGLGLVVTYKIVEMHRGRIHVDSTPGHGTTVTICFPASPPPDGQPVPPSQ; this is encoded by the coding sequence ATGCGCTTGAAGCGGAGGCTGACCAATCGCATACTGCCCTGGCCACTGGTTGCCGCAGGGGTGGTGTTTGCCATATTCACGGTTTCCGTGACCATGACATTGGCGGTATCCATCCAGTACAATTACCAGCATATCACGCGGACGCTTCGAGTGCTCTCGAGCATCGACCAGCTGCAGTCCTCATTGGGCGAGGAGAACAGCGCGCTGCGCGTGTTTGCCTGGAACCGGGATGCTGCTTTCCTCCAGGATTTGCGCGCGGCACACCAGGTGTTTTTGGATGCTGCACAGGCGCTCATGCAAGCCGTACATGACGATTCGCCGCTGTCGACAGCGGCACAGCGGGCGATCGCTGCCGGAACCGGATGGCATGAGCAATTCGCGGCGGAAGCGGCGAACAACGGTACCCTCCCAAAGGGTTACAATCCGTTGGCCATCGAGGAATCCTTTTCTCAATTTCGGCAACTCTGCCAAGAGGTTCGGACAGGGGCCGAAGCGCGCGTCCGGGAGGAGGAGGCCGTGTGGTGGCGCCGCGTCTGGTGGACGTTCGCCGGATTTGCGACCTCCATCTCGTTGCTGGGGGCTGGGCTCGCCTTGAGTGTGGCACGGGAGATCCGGGCCCGCCACCGCACCGAACAGGTGCTGCGCCAAACCTACCGCAATCTGGAACATGCTCAACGCGTAGCGGGAATCGGCAGCTGGACCTGGGACATTCTGAGCAACCGGCACACCTGGTCCGATGAGACGCTGCGCATCTACGGCCTGTCGGAAAAAGAATTCACCGGCACGGACGACGCGTTGTTTCGCTTGGTCCATCCGGACGACCAGGGTCACATCCGGGATCTGGTGCGCAGTCTCCAGCAACACGGTCGCGGCGAAGGAGAGTTCCGTATCGTGCGCCCGGATGGTGCGGAGCGGATCTTGTGGTGGCGAGCGGAAGTGGCCTCCGATTCGGCCGGCCTGCCCACCTGTGTGGTCGGTACGGTGCAGGACATCACCGACCGCAAGCGGACGGAGGACCTCCTGGTGAAGTCCGAAAAGCTGGCTACGGTTGGGGAGCTGGCAGTCAGCATCGCACACGAGATCCGCAATCCGCTGACCACTCTCAAGGGCTTCCTGCAGCTGTTGCCGAACACCCCTGCGGAAGCGCACGGTCAGTACGTCTCCATCATGCTGGACGAACTGAGCCGCATCGAGGTCATCCTGAACGAATTGCTGCTGCTGGCCCGGCCTCAGAAGGCCGAGTATGCACCGGTGGACGTAGCAGGTGTGATCCGACGGGCGATCGCCCTGTTGGAACCCCAGGCCATTCACCAGGGGGTCCGCGTGATGACCCACCTGACGCCGGCCACACCTCCCGTGTGGGGACTCGCCCACCGGATGGAGCAGGCGTTGGTGAACGTGTTCAAGAACGGGATCGAAGCGATGCCGGACGGAGGGCGATTGGCCATTCGTCTGTGGACATCCGGCGGGCACGTCTGGGTGTCATGCACGGACGAAGGGGTGGGGATGCCGAAAGAGCGCGTCTCCAAGCTGGGCGAGCCGGTGTACAGCACAAAGGAGAAAGGAACCGGACTCGGCTTGGTCGTGACTTACAAAATCGTGGAAATGCACCGAGGCCGGATTCACGTGGACAGTACGCCGGGCCACGGGACGACGGTCACCATATGCTTTCCCGCAAGCCCGCCTCCCGATGGCCAGCCGGTTCCCCCTTCTCAGTAG
- a CDS encoding glycosyltransferase, producing the protein MHLSIVIPTFNERENVRAITRRIHEALRGVDEPYEIWFIDDSRDDTPQVLAELARSDPRVHYVHREGGRGLATAVVEGFRRSRGRYIVVMDADLQHPPELLPTILHRLNEGIDIVIPSRFVPGGSDGGLNWFRKWVSWTARTIGRLAVRRLRGISDCTGGYFGLRREVIDGVELDPIGWKILMEVLVKGRYETVHEIPYAFEAREAGESKMSLVEQWNYLRHVARLVWSSPEDRRFYVYCMVGSLGVVVNTAVMSILLYGLHLHATLASVIASLVAMAHNFLWNDRVTWRAHAHPVRWRRALQAPLFALVSASGIAVTALFVQLFLWLHWPPLVGQWTGIVVATGWTFTANNRWTWTPHDEDGRQVRRQRVRITHE; encoded by the coding sequence ATGCACTTGAGCATCGTCATCCCGACGTTCAACGAGCGGGAGAACGTACGCGCCATCACGCGGCGGATCCACGAGGCCCTGCGGGGCGTGGACGAGCCCTATGAAATTTGGTTCATCGACGACAGCCGGGACGATACCCCGCAGGTGTTGGCCGAGTTGGCCCGGTCGGATCCCCGCGTACACTACGTCCACCGGGAGGGGGGCCGCGGCCTTGCGACCGCCGTCGTGGAGGGCTTTCGCCGCAGCCGCGGCCGGTACATCGTCGTCATGGACGCAGACCTTCAGCACCCGCCGGAGCTGTTGCCCACCATTCTACACCGGTTGAACGAGGGCATTGACATCGTCATCCCGAGCCGTTTCGTCCCGGGCGGTTCCGACGGAGGTCTGAATTGGTTCCGCAAGTGGGTGTCCTGGACCGCCCGGACCATCGGCCGCCTGGCGGTGCGCCGCTTGCGCGGGATCTCGGACTGCACGGGGGGTTACTTCGGCCTGCGCAGGGAGGTCATCGACGGGGTCGAACTCGATCCCATCGGATGGAAGATCCTCATGGAGGTCCTGGTCAAAGGCCGCTACGAGACGGTGCACGAGATCCCGTACGCGTTTGAGGCGCGCGAAGCGGGCGAATCGAAGATGAGCCTGGTGGAACAGTGGAATTATCTTCGCCACGTGGCGCGCCTGGTCTGGAGCAGTCCGGAGGACCGGCGTTTCTACGTGTACTGCATGGTCGGATCGCTCGGGGTCGTCGTCAACACCGCGGTCATGAGCATCCTCCTGTACGGCTTGCATCTGCACGCGACACTCGCCTCCGTCATCGCGTCCCTGGTGGCGATGGCGCACAACTTTTTGTGGAACGATCGCGTCACCTGGCGGGCCCACGCCCACCCGGTGCGGTGGCGGCGGGCGCTGCAGGCGCCGTTGTTCGCCCTGGTGTCCGCCAGCGGGATCGCCGTGACCGCGCTCTTCGTCCAGTTGTTCCTCTGGCTGCACTGGCCACCGCTCGTCGGGCAGTGGACCGGCATTGTGGTGGCGACCGGTTGGACGTTCACGGCCAACAACCGCTGGACGTGGACACCCCACGACGAGGACGGGCGACAAGTGCGCCGCCAACGGGTGCGCATCACGCACGAGTGA
- a CDS encoding NUDIX hydrolase, with the protein MDRSSREHPATSAIRQVLEARQPGILTEEPVMHAAVLVPLVNVGGELAVLFEQRAATLRRQAGEICFPGGRCEPDDFDERAAALRETCEELGITASDVDYLGALDVLVASPQVIVHPFVGCILDTARLRPNPDEVGRVFTVPLERLLRTSPRVVSMPFTPSPPDDFPFHLVPHGPAYPWRGWTRRIHFYEVDGWVIWGMTARILTHFLDLVRDQM; encoded by the coding sequence ATGGACAGATCCTCCCGTGAGCATCCGGCAACGTCAGCCATTCGCCAGGTCCTCGAGGCTCGTCAGCCAGGCATTCTCACCGAGGAGCCGGTGATGCACGCAGCAGTTCTCGTGCCTTTGGTGAACGTGGGCGGGGAGCTCGCAGTGCTCTTCGAACAGCGGGCCGCGACCCTCCGGCGGCAGGCCGGTGAAATCTGTTTTCCTGGAGGGCGCTGTGAACCGGACGATTTCGATGAACGCGCGGCGGCTCTGCGGGAGACTTGCGAAGAACTCGGGATCACGGCTTCGGACGTGGACTACCTCGGTGCGCTCGACGTGCTCGTCGCGTCCCCGCAGGTGATTGTGCATCCGTTCGTCGGATGCATCTTGGACACGGCGCGCCTGCGGCCGAATCCCGACGAGGTCGGGCGGGTGTTTACGGTCCCGCTCGAGCGGCTGCTGCGGACCTCTCCCCGGGTGGTCTCGATGCCGTTCACCCCGTCGCCACCGGACGATTTCCCGTTTCACCTGGTCCCGCACGGCCCTGCCTATCCGTGGCGGGGTTGGACCCGCCGCATCCATTTCTACGAGGTCGACGGTTGGGTGATCTGGGGGATGACAGCCCGTATCCTCACGCACTTTCTCGATCTGGTACGGGACCAAATGTAA
- a CDS encoding GGDEF domain-containing protein has protein sequence MKQQKVILAAATVSAGSVGFLLRAGSWPLAALVFCGVSLTLATVYLRPRPLWRFYLIIVLNTAATMAMFPAAPHRVLETTLYALIISSFISMRADPRLGMAFFGVQLTVAVALLSRDSNEFDPVRILTLLGGCVILCLQIYEVASKFYEYRQLSIYDELTRLHNVRYFRYKLNQLLKDPNVSNVTLIILDLDRFKEVNDTLGHRVGDEVLRKAARCIQDLADPMVVSRYGGEEFIIVQPNLALEDAVALAERIRIGLEQTRLCDLPVTVSCGIARMEKPHVQPEALFDAADRALYEAKRARNCVRVHGLGQAAGEVASATGGLE, from the coding sequence ATGAAGCAGCAGAAAGTGATTTTGGCCGCGGCCACCGTGTCAGCGGGAAGCGTGGGGTTCTTGCTGCGGGCGGGCAGCTGGCCGCTTGCCGCTTTGGTGTTCTGCGGCGTCAGTCTGACGCTGGCCACGGTCTACCTCCGTCCCCGGCCATTGTGGCGGTTTTATCTCATCATCGTCCTGAACACCGCAGCCACGATGGCCATGTTTCCTGCCGCACCGCACCGGGTCCTGGAGACCACGCTGTACGCTCTCATCATCTCGAGTTTCATCTCCATGCGGGCGGACCCGCGCCTTGGCATGGCGTTTTTCGGTGTGCAGCTGACGGTGGCAGTGGCGCTGTTGTCCAGAGATTCCAACGAATTCGATCCCGTTCGTATCCTGACGCTCCTCGGCGGCTGCGTGATCCTGTGCCTCCAAATCTACGAGGTCGCGTCCAAGTTCTACGAGTATCGCCAGCTTTCCATCTACGACGAGTTGACCCGTCTGCACAATGTCCGGTACTTTCGGTACAAACTGAATCAACTTCTGAAGGATCCAAACGTGTCCAACGTCACCCTAATCATCCTGGATTTGGACCGTTTCAAGGAGGTCAATGACACCCTCGGCCACCGTGTGGGCGATGAGGTTCTGCGGAAGGCCGCCCGGTGCATTCAAGACCTGGCGGATCCCATGGTGGTCAGCCGGTACGGCGGCGAGGAGTTCATCATCGTTCAGCCGAATCTGGCCCTGGAGGACGCGGTCGCGCTCGCGGAGCGGATCCGCATCGGGTTGGAACAAACGCGCCTGTGCGACCTGCCCGTCACCGTATCCTGCGGGATCGCCCGAATGGAGAAGCCGCATGTGCAACCGGAGGCCCTGTTTGACGCCGCGGACCGTGCGTTGTACGAGGCCAAGCGCGCCCGGAACTGCGTGCGCGTCCACGGCCTCGGCCAGGCTGCGGGAGAGGTGGCCTCGGCCACCGGGGGGCTGGAGTAA
- the galU gene encoding UTP--glucose-1-phosphate uridylyltransferase GalU yields the protein MATIRKAVIPAAGLGTRFLPATKAMPKEMLPIVDKPTIQYIVEEAVASGIEDIIIVTGKGKRAIEDHFDRSVELEELLTNKEKPEILEEIRRITDMANIHYIRQKQPLGLGHAVWCARRFIGSEPFAVLLGDDIVRSEIPCLRQLLNVYEEHGGSVIGVQTVPQEQVSRYGIVDSERMGPRLSKVKGLVEKPAPYYAPSRLAIIGRYILSPTVFDFLERGQTGADGEIQLTDALNDLTHVEDLYAYEFEGRRYDVGEKLGFIEATLELALEQPVLGDAVKRLIKRLAAE from the coding sequence ATGGCAACGATTCGGAAAGCAGTGATCCCGGCCGCCGGCTTGGGCACGCGGTTCCTGCCGGCGACCAAGGCGATGCCCAAAGAGATGCTGCCCATCGTGGACAAGCCGACCATCCAATACATCGTCGAGGAAGCGGTCGCCTCCGGGATCGAGGACATTATCATCGTGACAGGGAAAGGCAAACGGGCGATTGAGGACCACTTCGACCGCTCGGTGGAGCTCGAAGAGCTGTTGACCAACAAGGAGAAACCGGAAATCCTCGAGGAGATCCGGCGCATCACCGACATGGCCAACATCCACTACATCCGCCAGAAGCAGCCGCTCGGCCTTGGCCACGCGGTGTGGTGCGCGCGCCGTTTCATCGGATCGGAGCCGTTTGCGGTGCTGCTCGGCGACGACATCGTTCGAAGTGAAATCCCCTGCCTGCGGCAACTGTTGAACGTGTACGAGGAACACGGCGGTTCCGTGATCGGCGTACAGACTGTCCCGCAGGAGCAGGTGTCGCGGTACGGCATCGTGGATTCGGAACGGATGGGTCCCCGCCTGTCGAAGGTCAAAGGGTTGGTGGAGAAGCCGGCCCCGTATTATGCACCTTCCCGCCTGGCCATTATCGGCCGCTACATCCTGTCGCCGACGGTGTTCGACTTTCTGGAGCGAGGCCAGACCGGCGCGGACGGCGAGATCCAGTTGACCGATGCGCTCAACGACCTGACCCATGTGGAGGACTTGTACGCTTACGAGTTTGAGGGACGGCGTTACGATGTGGGAGAAAAGCTCGGCTTCATCGAGGCGACGTTGGAGCTGGCGCTGGAGCAGCCCGTGCTCGGGGACGCGGTCAAGCGGCTGATCAAGCGGTTGGCGGCAGAATGA
- a CDS encoding sugar phosphate nucleotidyltransferase, with protein sequence MKLVLLSGGSGKRLWPLSNESRSKQFLKVLTGSDGRLVSMLQRMWDQLDRAGLQHDAYVCASKAQWEIISAQIGDVPFIEEPTRRDTFPAIALACTYLRDQAGLTRDEVIVVMPVDHFVEDAYFQAICRLPGALAESGADLALLGVAPTEPTSKFGYIRVRPGEAGRDWRWVAAFEEKPETARAEALIRDGALWNCGVFCFRLGYILDLLAGLGAPEGFEPMREFFHSLPKRSFDYEVVEKAASVVVCRYDGTWKDLGTWNALSEEMDQAFAGIGQAVGCENTHVVNELGIPLVAMGLRDAVVVAAPDGILVADKAMSAGLKDVVGAYDGRPMYEERRWGTLRVLDVQKLPDGTEIVVRSVEIWPGHNISYQKHLKRSEVWTITEGEGEVALDDRILPVGPGDVVRVYAEQWHAIRARTRLQFIEVQRGSELVEEDIVRRYLTWEEIRRHCGAGVRRHHSG encoded by the coding sequence ATGAAACTCGTGCTGTTGTCGGGCGGATCGGGGAAACGATTATGGCCGCTGTCGAATGAGAGCCGGTCCAAGCAGTTCCTCAAGGTCCTCACCGGTTCGGACGGGCGGCTGGTGTCGATGCTGCAGCGCATGTGGGACCAATTGGACCGCGCCGGCCTGCAACACGACGCTTACGTGTGCGCATCGAAAGCCCAGTGGGAGATCATTTCCGCCCAGATCGGGGATGTCCCGTTCATCGAGGAGCCGACTCGGCGGGACACGTTTCCGGCCATCGCCCTTGCCTGTACATACCTGCGGGACCAGGCGGGGCTCACCCGGGACGAGGTGATCGTCGTGATGCCTGTCGATCATTTCGTGGAGGACGCCTACTTCCAGGCCATTTGCCGGCTTCCCGGGGCGCTGGCAGAATCAGGCGCTGACCTGGCCCTGCTCGGCGTTGCGCCGACCGAGCCGACCAGCAAATTCGGCTACATCCGCGTTCGCCCGGGGGAAGCCGGACGCGATTGGCGTTGGGTGGCTGCCTTTGAGGAGAAGCCCGAAACCGCCCGTGCGGAGGCCCTGATCCGGGACGGGGCATTGTGGAACTGCGGCGTGTTCTGCTTTCGGTTGGGCTACATCCTGGACCTCCTGGCGGGCCTCGGCGCGCCGGAAGGGTTTGAGCCGATGCGGGAGTTCTTTCACAGCCTGCCGAAGCGTAGCTTTGATTACGAGGTGGTCGAAAAGGCTGCGTCGGTCGTCGTGTGCCGCTACGACGGCACTTGGAAAGACCTCGGCACCTGGAACGCCCTGTCGGAGGAGATGGACCAAGCCTTCGCGGGTATCGGGCAGGCGGTCGGGTGCGAGAATACCCATGTGGTCAACGAGCTGGGGATTCCGTTGGTCGCGATGGGGTTGCGCGACGCGGTGGTGGTCGCCGCTCCGGACGGCATCCTCGTGGCGGACAAGGCGATGTCGGCTGGCCTGAAGGATGTCGTCGGCGCCTACGACGGCCGTCCGATGTACGAGGAGCGCCGGTGGGGTACCCTGCGGGTCCTCGATGTGCAAAAGTTGCCGGACGGCACTGAGATCGTCGTCCGGTCGGTCGAGATCTGGCCCGGTCACAATATCAGTTACCAAAAGCATCTCAAGCGCAGCGAGGTGTGGACCATCACGGAAGGAGAGGGCGAGGTGGCGCTGGACGACCGCATCCTGCCGGTGGGGCCGGGGGACGTGGTCCGTGTCTACGCCGAGCAGTGGCACGCCATCCGCGCACGTACGCGTTTGCAGTTCATCGAAGTGCAGCGCGGCTCGGAATTGGTGGAGGAAGACATCGTCCGCCGCTATCTGACGTGGGAGGAAATCCGGCGGCACTGCGGCGCAGGGGTACGCCGGCACCATTCGGGTTGA
- a CDS encoding ABC transporter substrate-binding protein, producing MKKLTKASMATVALAASLTMLVAGCGGGTSTNTAGNAAGNQTGAAGGPQDGGSIVIGQATKYDTTFIPQIPSDLYTQNIVNFAFDPLMTIDNNLNFVPDLMKSYSWSDDKKTLTVNLDPNANWTDGKPVTSDDVLFTMNVLASKEYNTTLQGSYGYLVSQVVGYDDILNGKKKSFDETGGFQKVDDKTFKITFKQADAAVLWSDIAVLQPMPKHALENVALKDFITTDFDKMPTVTDGPYKFVKVNGQDSVEMTRNDNYFRGKPHIQNVTFKTVSADVLPGLLANGSVNLVLQSALKPTDVDKLKQVQNVKVLPEPSLSYQYLGLKLYHKEFNQDFRQALMYGINRQAIVDGLLKGYGKVLNAPIPDVSWAAATPADGLNEYKYDPNKANELLDKAGWKIGPSGWRVDPVTGKDSIPLDYPLGNTVRMASATAIQQDLAKVHLKIELHQPQDFNALAKKVQTDDPNLYMWLMGWSLSVDPDPRGMYDSKAAYNYPRFNDSQNDQLINATANEAAFDKNVRKQALVKWEVYYNQQVPYIFLYEPDDIYAYTTNLQVPENDWTVTGPINPQEWWVKQ from the coding sequence ATGAAAAAGTTGACGAAGGCCAGCATGGCCACCGTGGCCTTGGCGGCGTCGCTGACCATGTTGGTCGCGGGCTGCGGCGGCGGGACGAGCACGAACACCGCGGGCAATGCCGCAGGTAACCAGACGGGAGCGGCCGGCGGCCCGCAGGACGGCGGCAGCATTGTGATCGGTCAGGCGACCAAGTACGACACCACGTTCATTCCTCAAATCCCGAGCGATCTCTACACGCAAAACATCGTAAATTTTGCGTTTGATCCGCTGATGACCATCGACAACAACCTGAACTTCGTCCCTGACCTGATGAAGTCGTACTCCTGGTCGGACGACAAGAAGACCCTGACGGTCAACCTCGACCCGAATGCCAACTGGACCGACGGCAAGCCGGTGACCTCCGACGACGTGCTGTTCACGATGAACGTCCTTGCGTCCAAGGAGTACAACACCACGCTGCAGGGCTCCTACGGGTACTTGGTCTCGCAGGTCGTGGGTTATGACGACATCCTGAACGGCAAGAAGAAGTCGTTTGACGAGACGGGCGGCTTCCAGAAGGTCGACGACAAGACATTCAAGATCACCTTCAAGCAGGCGGATGCGGCCGTGCTGTGGTCGGACATCGCCGTGCTCCAGCCGATGCCGAAGCATGCGTTGGAGAATGTCGCCCTGAAGGACTTCATCACGACAGATTTCGATAAGATGCCGACCGTCACCGACGGCCCATACAAGTTCGTCAAGGTCAACGGCCAGGATTCGGTCGAGATGACCCGCAACGACAACTACTTCCGCGGCAAGCCGCACATCCAGAACGTCACCTTCAAGACGGTGAGCGCTGACGTGTTGCCGGGACTGCTCGCCAACGGCAGCGTCAACCTGGTGTTGCAGTCTGCGCTCAAGCCGACCGACGTCGACAAGCTGAAGCAAGTTCAGAACGTGAAGGTCCTGCCCGAGCCGTCCTTGAGCTACCAGTACCTGGGTCTGAAGCTTTATCACAAGGAATTTAACCAGGATTTCCGGCAGGCGCTCATGTACGGCATCAACCGCCAGGCCATCGTCGACGGTCTGCTCAAGGGCTACGGTAAGGTGCTCAACGCGCCGATTCCGGACGTCAGCTGGGCGGCTGCAACGCCTGCCGACGGCTTGAACGAGTACAAGTATGACCCGAACAAGGCCAATGAACTGCTCGACAAGGCCGGATGGAAGATCGGCCCGAGCGGCTGGCGCGTCGACCCGGTGACGGGCAAGGACTCCATCCCGCTCGACTACCCGCTCGGCAACACGGTGCGCATGGCTTCTGCGACGGCCATTCAGCAGGACCTGGCGAAGGTGCACCTGAAGATCGAGCTGCATCAGCCGCAGGACTTCAACGCGCTGGCCAAGAAGGTACAGACGGACGATCCGAACCTGTACATGTGGCTGATGGGCTGGAGCCTGTCGGTGGACCCGGATCCACGGGGCATGTACGATTCGAAGGCGGCATACAACTATCCGCGCTTCAACGATTCGCAGAACGACCAACTCATCAACGCCACCGCAAACGAGGCGGCGTTCGACAAGAACGTGCGCAAGCAGGCGCTTGTGAAGTGGGAAGTGTATTACAACCAGCAGGTGCCGTACATCTTCCTGTACGAGCCAGACGATATTTACGCATACACGACCAACCTGCAGGTTCCGGAGAACGACTGGACGGTGACCGGCCCGATCAATCCGCAAGAGTGGTGGGTCAAGCAATAA